The Rhinoderma darwinii isolate aRhiDar2 chromosome 8, aRhiDar2.hap1, whole genome shotgun sequence genome has a window encoding:
- the SPOUT1 gene encoding 28S rRNA (uridine-N(3))-methyltransferase produces MAEKRPRLQQEPEKKIEWRKQKVQRKEQKKQWNEAKLLKKLEKAQLQKQQEAERLEREEEAKGESHGRLYTVSVALPGSIMDNAQSPELRTYLAGQIARACAVFSVDEIVIFDETGEGSKSVEGDFEGVGKKGHACVQLARILQYLECPQYLRKSFFPKHPDLQFAGLLNPLDSPHHVRIDEESKYREGVVLDRPTKPGKGSFVNCGMRKEVQIDKQLQAGVRVTVQMQPEKPDQKVGKGIVVSPQHPRTEDSMYWGYRVRLASCLSAVFTECPFKDGYDLTIGTSERGSSVDDVTLTDFRHGLVVFGGLRGLEASVDSDQNLCIEEPSVLFNHYLNMCPGQGSRTIRTEEAILISLTALKPRIENAVQKLKES; encoded by the exons ATGGCGGAGAAGAGACCGAGGTTGCAGCAG GAACCTGAAAAGAAAATAGAGTGGAGAAAACAAAAGGTGCAAA GAAAAGAGCAGAAAAAACAATGGAATGAAGCAAAATTGCTGAAGAAGTTAGAAAAGGCTCAACTGCAGAAACAGCAAGAAGCCGAGAGACTGGAACGGGAGGAAGAGGCGAAAGGAGAATCACATG GTCGTCTGTACACAGTGAGCGTGGCGTTGCCTGGTTCCATTATGGATAACGCCCAGTCACCAGAGCTGCGTACGTACCTGGCTGGACAGATAGCTCGGGCATGTGCCGTTTTTTCTGTGGATGAGATAGTGATATTTGATGAGACTGGTGAAGGATCAAA AAGCGTGGAGGGAGATTTCGAGGGAGTTGGAAAAAAAGGCCATGCATGTGTTCAGCTGGCACGTATACTGCAGTACCTGGAATGTCCACA GTATTTAAGAAAATCATTCTTCCCTAAACATCCGGATCTGCAGTTTGCAG GGCTCCTGAACCCCCTGGACAGTCCTCACCATGTAAGAATTGATGAGGAGTCGAAGTACCGGGAGGGTGTTGTGTTAGATCGACCAACCAAACCGGGCAAAGGCTCGTTCGTCAACTGTGGAATGCGGAAG GAGGTGCAGATTGACAAACAGCTACAAGCCGGAGTCCGAGTTACCGTTCAGATGCAACCTGAAAAACCAG ACCAAAAAGTTGGAAAAGGAATTGTGGTCTCGCCGCAGCATCCAAGGACAGAGGACAGCATGTACTGGGGGTACAGAGTGAGGTTGGCATCCTGCCTCA GTGCTGTTTTCACAGAATGCCCCTTTAAGGACGGCTATGACCTTACTATTGGAACCTCAGAACGAGGGAGCAGTGTGGATGATGTGACGCTGACAGATTTCCG GCATGGACTGGTTGTGTTTGGTGGCCTTCGAGGACTAGAAGCCAGTGTGGACAGCGACCAGAACCTGTGCATAGAAGAACCTAGTGTCTTATTTAACCATTACCTGAATATGTGTCCAGGCCAGGGCAGTCGGACTATCAGAACAGAG gaGGCCATATTGATCTCTCTCACTGCCTTAAAACCCAGAATAGAAAATGCAGTTCAGAAACTCAAGGAGAGTTGA